The region TGAGTCCTTTTACTTTTGTCAGAATGGTTTTAAAATCCTGGTCTTTCTGCAAATAGGCTTCTTCTGCTAAAATGCTGCCGCCGCCCTTGGTGAAAGCATCCTTAAAGAACGCCGAAAGCCCTTTACTGTAATCACTGCTATTATCAACTAATATTACAGCCTGTTTAAGTTTCAAGGTATTCAGTACAAAATTTGCCCCAACCGTTCCTTGAAACGGGTCAATAAAACAGACACGGAACGTGTAGTCTTTTACCTTACCGGTCTTCTCATCCACAGTTACCTTGGGGTTGGTAGCCCCTACTGCAACAAAAGGCATCTTATTTGCTTCGGCAACACTAGAGGCTGCAATGGCATTAGAGCTGGCGAAAATACCGGTTACAGCCACAACCTTGTCTTGTGTAGCAAGTTTTGTCATGGCATTTGCCGATTCAGACGGCTCACTCTTGTTATCAGCAATAACCGCCTGAATTTGTTTTCCAAGTAAACCACCTTTGGCATTAGCCTCCTTAATTGCCATTTTGGCCCCGTTTGCCGCTGAGGTGCCAAATGTCGCATTACCGCCGGTCATTTCGTTAAGAAGACCGATTTTAATACTGTTCGAATCCGAGCTGCTGCCGCACCCTGCCAGGACGCTTCCCATTAACAACATGCTCATTAATACCGCTACCAGTTTGAAAGTTGCTTTTCTCATCCGAAATCCTCTCCTTTTTGCGTAATGGTTACCTTTCTTGCACCATTTAATGTACCCTCTAGCCTCCTGGAACCTGGAGTCAATATGTATGCACCCGGCACGGTTTTCTCGATCCTGTTTATCGGTCATTAAAACAAAAAGAGCCAAATCAAAGATTTGACTCTGGATAAAGACAGAAGATAGTAATCGTAAGGAACTGGCGACATACGAAATGCTCTGTCCTTTTGCCTGAGAGTTTCATCGGTCAAACATGCCGATTTGCACCTTCGGCGCCCTGCTGACAGGGGCTCTCCAGAGTTCCATTCATTTACGGTTCACAAGCAATCACCTGGCAATATTACCACCGGTAGATATAACTCATTGTTCCGCAAACTTCACATGGACACTAATATTATATTTTCGGCACACATAGTACATTAGTCTTCATTATAGTGGACAATCGCACTATTTGTCAAGAAGCAACCTTACACTTTTCCGTCATAAAACCAATACTGTTGTCCATATATGCGAATTAGTTTTTTCACTCTTGTTAAAAGACTCCGCAATGTTCTTTTTGCTTGAACCTTTGCGGAGTCTTTTACAATAACCCACTGCTCTTAATGACTAACGTGATGACGGCATTCCTGCTTGACCGGCTTCAACAGGCAGGCGCTTCGACCACCATGCGGCAAGCATGGGGCCAGATATGTTATGCCAAACACTAAACACTGCACTTGGCAAGGCGGCGACCGGTGACAGGTGGACCATTGCCAGTGCCGCGCCTAAGCCGGAGTTTTGCATACCAACCTCGAAAGATATGGCCCGGGATTTATAGTCGCTCATTCCGCAGAGTTTGTTTGCCACCAGATAAGCAATTAGGTAACCAAGCAGATTATGCAGCATGACGCCGATAATCACGATTCCGGCCATGGAAGCCAGCCGCTGGGCACTTGCCGCTACTACTGCGGCAACAATGGCAATAATGGCAACTACTGAGATGAGAGGAACGATTTTGATCAGTTTCTGCACCACTGAGCCAAATAAATGCCGTAAAACTACCCCGGCAATGATGGGAATTAAAACAATCTTCAGAATATCAATTAAAAGTGCTGTTGCATTAACAGGAATATATTGACCGCCTAAGGCCAGGAACAGATAAGGTGTAATAAAGGGTGCGACCAGGGTAGTAATTGAGCTGACAGTAACGGACAAAGCCACATCACCTTTGGCCAGATAAGTCATAACGTTGGACGCGGTACCGCTCGGCACGCAGCCTACCAGTATGAAGCCGGCGGCCAATTCAGGATTGATTCCCATTGTTCCCGCTATAATATATCCCACAATAGGCATGATGAGAAACTGCAAGAGAACACCAACAAACACATCCCGTGGACGTTCAAACACAGCGGCAAAATCATTCCTGGTCAGTGTTAAACCCATGCCAAGCATAACAAGGCCAAGCAGTTGGGGAATATACGGAGCGGTAACTTTGAAAGGGGCGGGATTAAAGAAAGCAAGTGCTGCCGCTAAAATGACCAGAGCGGCAAAATAATCACCAAAAAACTTAATTATTCTCTCCAAAAGTGTCATTATTGTTTTCCTCCTTCTAGTCCACACCGGTATTACCGATGTCACCTGTTAGCTTATCAAGTTCAAATTCCTGGTCCATTATTTCTGAAAGCTTCTCACTCTCACCACCTCCCCTGACAAATACAATCGCCCCCATTGACATATACGGTTATGTCAATAGGGGCGGCAAGACCGCGGTACCACCCTACTTTGTACTCTTTGGGCAAAGTTACTTTGCTTCCGCGTAACGCGCGGCAACGTCCTCGCTTGCATACAGTATTTTGTATACTAATCGGCTTGGATATTCCCGGGTGATCTTATACGGCAGGCCGTACCGATTCACAGCTACCACCGGCTCTCTGAAACGTTCCTTACCATATACGTCCCAATCATCATATATTCCCTATTGTTATTTTTTATCATTATCTCAACATATGCGTATTTTGTCAATATACTTTGACCTTGGCACATTCGTAACCATGTAAACAAAAGTTGCGGCCTGCTGACAGGCCGCCTCAACATTCTGCTGATTAGAAGTTAACGCAGAATTCTACAGCTACATTCCTTTAAAGACAATTTTGTTGCCTAAGGCGGCTTCAAGTTCAATACCGGTCCTGAGCTTATCGGTTTTGATGACGATGTTTAAGTGATTGGGCATATGGGTTTCATCAAAGCCGGCAAGCTGTCCGATGAGTTTTCCGTCAACATAAAAATCATCCCCGCTTACAATGACGCCGCCTTCCCCAATAGTACAAAAACCAAGATAGGCGATACGGTTTACTTCACCGCCCGGTTTAGCGCCAGTCTC is a window of Sporomusaceae bacterium ACPt DNA encoding:
- a CDS encoding Leu/Ile/Val-binding protein, producing MRKATFKLVAVLMSMLLMGSVLAGCGSSSDSNSIKIGLLNEMTGGNATFGTSAANGAKMAIKEANAKGGLLGKQIQAVIADNKSEPSESANAMTKLATQDKVVAVTGIFASSNAIAASSVAEANKMPFVAVGATNPKVTVDEKTGKVKDYTFRVCFIDPFQGTVGANFVLNTLKLKQAVILVDNSSDYSKGLSAFFKDAFTKGGGSILAEEAYLQKDQDFKTILTKVKGLNPEVIYVPGYYEEVGKIVKQARELGINVPIIGGDGWDSPKLVEVGTAAALNNTYFTNHYSVDDNSAASKAFVEAYKKEYGQVPDAMAVLGYDAANLLIDAIKRANSVDKEKIQAALAATKDFPAITGSTTLNATHDAVKSAVIIEMKDGKQVYKATVKP
- the panS gene encoding Pantothenate precursors transporter PanS; translated protein: MTLLERIIKFFGDYFAALVILAAALAFFNPAPFKVTAPYIPQLLGLVMLGMGLTLTRNDFAAVFERPRDVFVGVLLQFLIMPIVGYIIAGTMGINPELAAGFILVGCVPSGTASNVMTYLAKGDVALSVTVSSITTLVAPFITPYLFLALGGQYIPVNATALLIDILKIVLIPIIAGVVLRHLFGSVVQKLIKIVPLISVVAIIAIVAAVVAASAQRLASMAGIVIIGVMLHNLLGYLIAYLVANKLCGMSDYKSRAISFEVGMQNSGLGAALAMVHLSPVAALPSAVFSVWHNISGPMLAAWWSKRLPVEAGQAGMPSSR